One Cryobacterium roopkundense genomic region harbors:
- a CDS encoding FAD-binding monooxygenase, with protein sequence MQFHHHGYVSTDPRIQDAVGVGIDRPDELPENVDVLIVGTGPAGMITAAQLSQFPGITTRIVERRGERLAIGQADGIQARSVETFQAFGFAERIIAEAYRITEMAFWKPDPADASRIIRTARALDDTTGISEFPHLIVNQARVLDYFAEVMAFSPTRMTPDYGFEFRGLTNTQEGEYPVTVTLAHTTGDKQGQERIVHAKYVVGADGARSGVRDSIGCTLAGDQAFHAWGVMDVLAVTDFPDIRTKCAIQSGSGGNILLIPREGGYLFRMYVDLGEVSPDDHGAVRQTSIEQIIAKANAILHPYTLDVKNVAWHSVYEVAHRLTDRFDDVLPAEIGTRTPRVFITGDACHTHSAKAGQGMNVSMQDGFNIGWKLGYVLEGRSPETLLGTYSAERQVIAKNLIDFDKEWSTLMATKPEDLKVPLEEFYTKTAEFPSGFMTQYPPSMLIGEATHQHLATGFPIGKRFKSAPVVRVADANPVQLGHHHRADGRWRVYVFADTDAFANTAASADGSALANWADWLHTSSESPLLVHTPAGVDIDSIFDVKVIYQQPHTECDISRVPGAFLPRTGPYALIDYEKVYAADPEHDIFELRALDRGGVVVVVRPDQYVANVLPLTATDQLAAFFRQHLLAR encoded by the coding sequence GTGCAGTTTCACCACCACGGATACGTGTCCACAGACCCCCGCATCCAGGACGCCGTCGGGGTCGGCATCGATCGTCCCGACGAACTGCCGGAGAACGTCGATGTCCTCATCGTGGGAACGGGCCCTGCTGGCATGATCACCGCCGCCCAGCTCTCCCAATTTCCGGGCATCACCACCCGCATCGTCGAGCGTCGCGGCGAGCGCCTCGCCATCGGGCAGGCCGACGGCATCCAGGCCCGCAGCGTGGAGACCTTCCAGGCCTTCGGCTTCGCGGAGCGCATCATCGCCGAGGCCTACCGCATCACCGAGATGGCCTTCTGGAAGCCTGACCCAGCGGATGCCTCGCGCATCATCCGCACGGCACGTGCGCTCGACGACACCACAGGCATCAGCGAGTTCCCGCACCTCATCGTGAACCAGGCACGGGTGCTCGACTACTTCGCCGAGGTGATGGCCTTCTCCCCCACCCGCATGACCCCGGACTACGGGTTCGAGTTCCGCGGCCTCACGAACACACAGGAGGGCGAGTACCCCGTCACGGTCACGCTCGCGCACACCACGGGAGACAAGCAGGGCCAGGAGCGCATAGTTCACGCCAAGTACGTGGTGGGTGCCGACGGAGCCCGCAGCGGGGTACGCGACTCGATCGGTTGCACGCTCGCCGGCGACCAGGCCTTCCATGCCTGGGGAGTGATGGATGTGCTCGCGGTCACCGACTTCCCCGACATTCGCACCAAGTGCGCCATCCAGTCCGGTTCCGGCGGCAATATCCTGCTGATCCCGCGCGAGGGCGGCTACCTGTTCCGCATGTACGTCGACCTCGGTGAGGTCTCTCCCGACGACCACGGCGCCGTGCGGCAGACTTCGATCGAGCAGATCATCGCCAAGGCGAACGCGATCCTGCATCCGTACACTCTCGACGTGAAAAACGTCGCTTGGCACAGCGTGTACGAGGTTGCCCATCGTCTCACCGATCGCTTCGACGACGTGCTCCCCGCGGAGATTGGCACCCGCACGCCGCGGGTGTTCATCACCGGCGACGCCTGTCACACGCACAGTGCCAAGGCCGGCCAGGGCATGAACGTGTCGATGCAGGACGGTTTCAACATCGGTTGGAAGCTCGGCTATGTGCTCGAGGGCCGCAGCCCCGAGACCCTGCTCGGCACCTACTCCGCCGAGCGCCAGGTGATCGCCAAGAACCTCATCGACTTCGACAAGGAGTGGTCGACCCTGATGGCCACGAAGCCCGAGGACCTGAAGGTTCCGCTCGAGGAGTTCTACACGAAGACGGCAGAGTTTCCGTCCGGCTTTATGACCCAGTACCCGCCGTCGATGCTGATCGGCGAGGCGACCCACCAGCATCTCGCCACCGGCTTCCCGATCGGCAAGCGATTCAAGTCGGCTCCTGTGGTTCGGGTCGCCGATGCCAACCCCGTGCAGCTCGGGCACCACCACCGCGCCGACGGACGCTGGCGCGTCTATGTTTTTGCTGACACCGACGCTTTCGCCAACACCGCGGCATCCGCTGACGGGTCTGCCCTGGCGAACTGGGCAGACTGGCTGCACACTTCGTCCGAGTCGCCGCTGCTCGTGCACACTCCCGCGGGCGTCGACATCGACAGCATCTTCGACGTGAAGGTGATCTACCAGCAGCCGCACACCGAGTGTGACATCAGCCGAGTTCCGGGCGCGTTCCTGCCGAGGACCGGCCCGTACGCACTCATCGACTACGAAAAGGTCTACGCGGCCGACCCGGAGCACGACATCTTCGAGCTCCGCGCACTCGACCGTGGGGGCGTGGTCGTGGTGGTACGCCCGGACCAGTACGTGGCGAACGTGCTGCCTCTCACCGCGACCGACCAGCTCGCGGCGTTCTTCAGGCAGCACCTGCTGGCCCGGTAG
- a CDS encoding nucleotide pyrophosphohydrolase: MGEISVRDELAAFVAERDWAQFHSPENLAKSIAVEAGELLECFQWGAEASTERVREELADVLTYCMLLADRMGVDPNQIVLDKLALTREKYPVDKSRGRSEKYDVL, translated from the coding sequence ATGGGCGAAATTTCAGTGCGCGACGAGCTCGCGGCGTTCGTCGCCGAGAGGGACTGGGCACAATTTCATAGCCCAGAGAACCTAGCCAAAAGCATCGCCGTCGAAGCCGGCGAGTTGCTTGAGTGCTTCCAATGGGGTGCCGAAGCGAGCACGGAGCGTGTCCGCGAAGAACTGGCCGATGTTTTGACTTATTGCATGTTGCTGGCTGACCGGATGGGCGTGGATCCGAATCAAATAGTTCTCGACAAGCTTGCTCTCACTCGAGAGAAGTATCCGGTCGATAAGTCGCGGGGGCGCAGCGAAAAGTATGACGTCCTTTGA
- a CDS encoding DUF1801 domain-containing protein, protein MTNRSAEVDAFMAALDHPRAALVQQIRLAILTAEPKVTERIKWNAPSFCRDGVDRVTFNLRPADRVHLIFHRGSTARQDPAPFHFEDSTGLLVKITEERGQVTFFDADAVRAGKASLLALVHAWIRA, encoded by the coding sequence ATGACGAACCGATCGGCCGAGGTCGACGCCTTCATGGCCGCCCTCGATCATCCCAGGGCGGCGCTTGTTCAGCAGATCCGGCTCGCGATCCTGACTGCAGAACCCAAGGTGACCGAGCGGATCAAGTGGAACGCGCCGAGTTTCTGCCGCGACGGCGTGGACCGCGTCACGTTCAACCTCCGACCCGCCGATCGCGTACACTTGATCTTCCACCGCGGTTCAACGGCCAGGCAGGACCCCGCACCGTTCCACTTCGAGGACTCGACAGGTCTGCTCGTGAAGATCACCGAGGAGCGCGGGCAGGTGACCTTTTTCGACGCCGACGCCGTGCGCGCGGGTAAGGCGTCTCTGCTCGCCCTGGTGCACGCCTGGATTCGAGCCTGA
- a CDS encoding GNAT family N-acetyltransferase produces the protein MTHADDYLNAYDQQLRTDAETPSALDVTRLGPLRLVTFAGGRGFITYRDLDNADEPGIVELVAGALDHFREDPLITRVEWKSRGHDHAPGLHAALLARGFVPDEPESIMLGPLDGLCTDEPVPAGVTLRRINSEADVRAMSAMVDEAFGEPVDTRTPEALLARLAFNDGMELWVAESEGRMVSGGRLEPVPGTDFVGIWGGATLEEYRGRGIYRAVTDARARSALALGKRLVHSDSTEYSRPILERCGLLAVSTTTPYEWTR, from the coding sequence ATGACTCACGCTGACGACTACCTCAACGCCTACGACCAACAACTCCGAACCGATGCGGAGACCCCGAGTGCACTCGATGTTACCCGGCTCGGGCCGCTTCGGCTCGTGACCTTTGCCGGTGGTCGCGGCTTCATCACCTACCGGGACCTCGACAATGCCGACGAACCCGGCATTGTGGAGCTTGTGGCGGGCGCGCTGGATCACTTTCGAGAGGACCCGCTGATCACCCGGGTGGAATGGAAGAGTCGCGGCCACGACCACGCGCCGGGTCTGCACGCGGCGCTGCTGGCACGGGGGTTCGTTCCCGACGAGCCCGAATCGATCATGCTCGGGCCGTTGGACGGACTCTGCACGGATGAACCGGTGCCGGCCGGCGTCACCCTCCGCCGCATCAACTCCGAAGCCGACGTGCGCGCCATGAGTGCAATGGTCGACGAGGCGTTCGGGGAACCGGTGGACACGCGCACGCCAGAGGCACTGCTCGCGCGCCTCGCCTTCAACGACGGAATGGAGCTCTGGGTGGCCGAGTCGGAGGGGCGCATGGTCAGCGGCGGCCGCCTCGAACCGGTACCGGGCACCGACTTCGTGGGTATTTGGGGCGGCGCGACCCTCGAGGAGTATCGCGGCCGCGGTATCTACCGCGCTGTGACCGATGCCAGGGCCCGCTCGGCTTTGGCTCTGGGCAAGCGGCTCGTGCACAGCGACTCGACGGAGTATTCGCGCCCCATCCTGGAACGGTGCGGGCTCCTCGCCGTGTCGACGACGACCCCGTACGAATGGACCCGATGA
- a CDS encoding DUF2075 domain-containing protein, giving the protein MTSFEIERLDFTKAAVKVWAPLDRRNTNWPVVYVLDDAKIARGPALSDVYVGESRNAAARMLQHFESPEKTRLSTMRVIVDSTFNKSVCLDLESYLIRMLAGDGSYRVLNRNDGMTDADYYERDVYRETFRDVFDELQRDGVFTRTIPEIENSDLFKLSPFKALSLDQAIAVEEILDGLFQDLVAGGRSTTVVQGDPGTGKTVVAIYLLKLLVDIATTATAEDLDSDSLFSEFFVEGYRELLTGVRIGLVVPQQSLRESIKKVFRKTPGLHQNMVMTAFEVGLAVDSFDLLIVDESHRLNQRANQSSAAQNKNFRLITEKLFGRDDKTKTQLDWITAQSAHQILLLDEAQSVRPSDLPPEVLMELVHTAKNERRHHPLTSQMRVQAASDYVGYVRRILGTAGGNGMTQAVPAETFDGYDFRMFDSVKEMRHAICRRDAEVGLSRVVAGFAWPWKSKTDKTAYDIEIGGCQLRWNNTQTDWIASPTSLGEVGSIHTVQGYDLNYAGVIIGPDLRFDTLKGSVVVDRGSYFDKKGKENNTVLGKKYTDDDLLRFVRNIYAVLLTRGIRGTYVYVCDPALREHLRGLIPANVMSTAAREDSPVLGREVGLPGV; this is encoded by the coding sequence ATGACGTCCTTTGAGATAGAACGGCTCGATTTCACGAAGGCTGCCGTCAAGGTTTGGGCGCCCCTCGATCGTCGCAACACGAACTGGCCCGTTGTCTACGTCCTGGACGATGCCAAGATTGCCCGGGGGCCCGCTCTCAGCGATGTCTATGTGGGCGAGTCACGGAACGCGGCCGCTCGAATGCTGCAACACTTCGAATCACCCGAGAAGACGCGCCTGAGCACGATGCGGGTCATCGTGGACTCCACTTTCAACAAGTCCGTGTGCCTCGACTTGGAGTCGTACCTGATCCGCATGCTCGCTGGCGACGGCTCCTACCGTGTGCTGAACCGGAACGATGGCATGACGGATGCGGACTACTACGAACGGGACGTCTACCGCGAAACCTTTAGGGACGTCTTCGACGAACTCCAGCGTGACGGAGTCTTCACTCGCACGATTCCGGAAATCGAGAACAGCGACCTCTTCAAGCTCTCGCCCTTCAAAGCGCTCTCACTCGACCAGGCAATCGCTGTTGAGGAGATCCTCGATGGACTCTTTCAGGACTTAGTAGCCGGTGGCCGGAGCACCACGGTCGTACAGGGTGACCCGGGCACGGGCAAGACCGTTGTCGCTATCTACCTACTGAAACTTCTTGTCGACATCGCGACAACTGCGACGGCTGAAGACCTGGATAGTGATTCCCTGTTCTCGGAGTTCTTTGTTGAGGGCTATCGAGAATTGCTGACAGGTGTGCGAATTGGTCTTGTCGTGCCGCAGCAGTCGCTGCGCGAGTCAATCAAGAAAGTCTTCCGCAAGACGCCCGGCCTCCACCAAAATATGGTGATGACGGCGTTCGAGGTGGGATTGGCCGTCGACAGCTTTGACCTGCTCATCGTTGACGAATCCCACCGCCTCAACCAACGCGCCAATCAGTCGTCCGCTGCGCAGAACAAGAACTTCCGCCTCATCACCGAGAAGCTCTTCGGTCGCGACGACAAGACGAAGACCCAACTCGACTGGATCACGGCACAGAGCGCGCACCAGATACTCCTGCTGGATGAAGCCCAGAGCGTGCGGCCGTCCGATCTGCCTCCCGAAGTGCTCATGGAACTCGTGCACACGGCGAAGAACGAGAGACGACACCATCCGCTGACGTCACAGATGCGCGTGCAGGCGGCATCCGACTACGTCGGTTATGTCAGGCGCATTCTCGGAACAGCCGGGGGCAACGGCATGACGCAAGCGGTGCCCGCTGAGACGTTCGACGGCTATGACTTCCGGATGTTCGACAGCGTGAAAGAGATGCGACACGCGATCTGCCGCAGGGACGCCGAAGTGGGGCTGTCGCGCGTCGTCGCGGGCTTCGCCTGGCCGTGGAAGTCAAAGACTGACAAAACGGCCTATGACATTGAAATCGGGGGGTGCCAGCTGCGTTGGAACAACACGCAGACCGACTGGATTGCATCTCCTACGTCGCTCGGGGAAGTCGGTTCGATTCACACGGTGCAGGGATACGACCTTAATTACGCAGGGGTCATCATCGGGCCGGACCTCCGTTTCGACACACTGAAGGGGAGCGTCGTCGTCGATCGGGGGTCCTACTTCGACAAGAAGGGTAAGGAGAACAACACTGTTCTCGGAAAGAAGTACACCGACGACGACCTGCTTCGATTCGTGCGCAACATCTACGCCGTTTTGTTGACTCGGGGCATCCGTGGAACGTACGTCTACGTTTGCGATCCGGCCCTTCGAGAGCACCTGCGGGGGCTCATTCCGGCCAACGTGATGTCGACAGCCGCCCGTGAGGACAGCCCCGTCCTCGGCAGGGAAGTCGGGCTGCCCGGGGTGTAG
- a CDS encoding NAD(P)-dependent alcohol dehydrogenase, producing MTITVPALAAPAANQPLVRTTISLRTPGANDVAIDIKFAGICHSDIHQARDEWDIGLFPMVPGHEIAGIVSAVGSDVTRYRVGDRVGVGCFVDSCRECANCLAGEEQYCLKGEVGTYNARYYDGTATNGGYSTAVVVDENYVLGIPEGIELSEAAPLLCAGITLYSPLKNWQAGPGKKVAILGMGGLGHMGVKIAHALGAEVTVLSQTLSKQEDGLRFGADHYFATSDPTTFTELENHFDLIVNTVAANLDMERYLGLLALDGTFVHVGIPTEPDQVKMFWLASQRRSIAGSKIGGIRQTQEMLDFCAAHGIGADVEIISVDQVNEAYERVIRSDVRYRFVIDTASFGNETRADA from the coding sequence ATGACCATCACAGTTCCCGCTCTCGCCGCTCCCGCGGCCAACCAGCCCCTCGTGCGCACCACCATCAGTCTGCGCACCCCCGGCGCCAACGACGTGGCCATCGACATCAAGTTCGCCGGCATCTGCCACTCCGACATTCACCAGGCCCGCGACGAGTGGGACATTGGATTGTTCCCCATGGTTCCCGGCCACGAGATCGCCGGCATCGTCTCGGCCGTCGGCAGCGACGTGACCCGCTACCGCGTGGGCGACCGCGTGGGCGTGGGTTGCTTCGTGGACTCCTGCCGCGAGTGCGCCAACTGCCTCGCCGGCGAAGAGCAGTACTGCCTGAAGGGCGAAGTCGGCACCTACAACGCCCGCTACTACGACGGCACCGCCACCAACGGCGGGTACAGCACCGCCGTCGTCGTCGACGAGAACTACGTGCTGGGAATCCCCGAGGGCATCGAGCTCTCCGAGGCCGCTCCCCTGCTCTGCGCCGGCATCACCCTGTACTCGCCGCTGAAAAACTGGCAGGCCGGCCCCGGCAAGAAGGTCGCCATCCTCGGCATGGGCGGCCTCGGCCACATGGGCGTAAAGATAGCCCATGCGCTCGGCGCCGAGGTGACAGTGCTCAGCCAAACGCTCAGCAAGCAGGAAGACGGCCTGCGTTTCGGCGCAGACCACTACTTCGCCACCAGCGACCCGACCACGTTCACCGAGCTCGAGAACCACTTCGACCTCATCGTGAACACGGTGGCCGCGAACCTCGACATGGAGCGCTACCTCGGCCTCCTGGCGCTCGATGGAACTTTCGTGCACGTGGGCATTCCCACCGAACCCGACCAAGTGAAGATGTTCTGGCTCGCGTCGCAGCGCCGCTCCATCGCCGGGTCGAAGATCGGCGGCATCCGCCAGACGCAGGAGATGCTCGACTTCTGCGCCGCTCACGGCATCGGCGCCGACGTGGAGATCATCTCCGTCGACCAGGTCAACGAGGCCTACGAGCGCGTCATCCGCAGCGACGTGCGCTACCGCTTCGTGATCGACACGGCGAGCTTCGGGAACGAGACCCGCGCCGACGCCTAG
- a CDS encoding MOSC domain-containing protein, producing MKIMHVRDIGLSALKSGRHQPREHLRLAVDGPVGDRVFAIVDLDSRQVLKTVEHPLLLSCEAHWADGVLSVEIDARQFAAEPVLTGECLELDYWGRTTSMQVVEGPWAREFSRLLGRRVVLTRSVVAGGVVFGDSVALSTTSSLERLAREAGIAVDTRRFRGSFTIDTGEAEAHIEDSWAGRELELGGALVLVKGGIPRCAVIDLDPDTGARGTTLLKTLAGYRLRGQDIMFGVYAEVIRPGVVSVGDTAVLHAVSA from the coding sequence ATGAAAATCATGCACGTGAGGGACATCGGCTTATCCGCACTCAAGAGTGGTCGCCACCAGCCTCGGGAACACCTTCGCCTTGCCGTCGATGGACCGGTCGGGGATCGTGTGTTCGCCATCGTAGATCTCGACAGCCGCCAGGTCTTGAAGACCGTCGAGCATCCGCTGCTGCTGTCGTGTGAAGCGCACTGGGCCGATGGGGTGTTGTCGGTCGAGATTGACGCCAGGCAGTTCGCCGCCGAGCCTGTGCTCACGGGCGAGTGCCTCGAGCTGGACTATTGGGGTCGAACTACGTCGATGCAGGTGGTCGAGGGCCCCTGGGCCCGAGAATTCTCCCGCCTGCTGGGACGGAGGGTGGTCCTCACGCGCAGCGTCGTTGCGGGAGGCGTGGTATTTGGTGATTCCGTCGCACTATCCACGACGAGTTCATTGGAGCGTCTCGCCCGCGAGGCAGGAATCGCCGTCGATACGCGTCGGTTCCGGGGCTCGTTCACGATCGACACGGGCGAGGCCGAGGCGCATATCGAGGACTCTTGGGCCGGCCGCGAACTGGAGCTCGGGGGAGCGCTTGTGCTCGTCAAAGGTGGCATCCCGCGGTGTGCGGTTATCGACCTCGATCCCGACACAGGCGCCCGCGGAACCACCCTGCTGAAGACCCTCGCCGGGTATCGACTGCGCGGTCAGGACATCATGTTCGGCGTCTACGCCGAGGTCATCCGCCCCGGCGTCGTCTCCGTCGGCGACACCGCGGTTCTACACGCAGTCAGTGCGTGA
- the arfB gene encoding alternative ribosome rescue aminoacyl-tRNA hydrolase ArfB, with the protein MDLEVSPALTIPASELGWRFSRSSGPGGQHVNTSDSRVELSWGVFDSAALDDDQRTLLLARLDRRLVSGVVTVAASEQRSQLRNREIALRKLAELVAAGLAPDGPLRRATKPTKGSGRRHLAAKQQRSATKRNRQRPPAE; encoded by the coding sequence ATGGATCTGGAGGTGTCGCCCGCGCTCACTATTCCAGCTTCCGAACTCGGCTGGAGGTTCTCGCGCTCGTCAGGTCCTGGCGGCCAGCACGTGAACACCTCTGACAGCCGGGTGGAGCTGTCCTGGGGAGTCTTCGACTCTGCCGCGCTCGACGACGACCAAAGGACCCTGCTGCTGGCCCGCCTCGACCGCCGTCTCGTCTCTGGGGTGGTCACCGTCGCAGCCTCCGAGCAGCGCTCCCAGCTGCGCAATCGTGAGATTGCGCTGCGCAAGCTCGCCGAGCTCGTGGCCGCGGGTCTCGCCCCCGACGGGCCTCTCCGCCGTGCGACGAAACCGACGAAGGGCTCGGGTCGGCGGCACCTCGCCGCGAAGCAGCAGCGTTCGGCCACGAAGCGCAACCGGCAGCGTCCGCCGGCCGAGTAG
- a CDS encoding acyl-CoA dehydrogenase family protein, with product MDFSESSEHTDLRAAVASIVSPFGGKYYAEHAKNREPCQEVWLALGEAGFVGVNIDEEYGGGGGGMLDLALVCEESAAQGVPLLLILVSAAISAEVIGEFGTDQQKSTWLPGLADGTSKVVFAITEPDAGSNTHRITTTATRDGDDWVLTGSKYYISGVDEADALLVVARTGRDEKGRSLMSLFIVPTEAPGLERTPINMDVMLPEKQFTLFFDDVRLGADSLVGAENKGFQQVFHGLNPERITGAALCIGIAKYALAQAARYASEREVWGVPIGTHQGLSHPLAQASMETELAALMMRKAAWLHDNGLPAGEASNTAKYAAAEAAVSAIDAAIQTHGGNGLTSEYGLLPYWGLARLLKIAPVSREMILNYIAQHSLGLPRSY from the coding sequence GTGGACTTTTCTGAATCATCCGAGCACACCGATCTTCGGGCCGCCGTCGCGTCCATCGTCTCGCCGTTCGGTGGTAAGTATTACGCCGAGCACGCGAAGAACCGCGAGCCGTGCCAGGAAGTGTGGCTTGCCCTCGGCGAGGCCGGCTTCGTGGGCGTCAACATCGACGAGGAATACGGCGGAGGCGGCGGCGGAATGCTTGACCTCGCGCTGGTCTGCGAGGAATCGGCTGCCCAGGGCGTGCCCCTGTTACTCATTCTCGTCTCTGCCGCCATCTCGGCCGAGGTGATCGGCGAATTCGGAACCGATCAGCAGAAGTCAACGTGGCTCCCCGGCCTCGCCGACGGCACGTCGAAGGTGGTCTTCGCCATCACCGAACCCGACGCGGGCAGCAACACCCACCGCATCACCACCACTGCCACCAGAGACGGCGACGACTGGGTGCTCACCGGCTCGAAGTACTACATCTCCGGCGTCGACGAGGCCGATGCGCTGCTCGTGGTCGCTCGCACGGGCCGCGACGAAAAGGGCCGATCCCTCATGTCACTTTTCATCGTGCCCACGGAGGCCCCCGGCCTCGAGCGCACGCCGATCAACATGGACGTCATGCTGCCGGAGAAGCAGTTCACCCTGTTCTTCGACGACGTGCGGCTCGGCGCCGACTCCCTCGTCGGCGCCGAGAACAAGGGTTTCCAGCAGGTCTTCCACGGGCTCAACCCCGAGCGCATCACGGGTGCTGCCCTCTGTATCGGCATCGCCAAATACGCCCTCGCCCAGGCCGCCCGCTACGCGAGCGAACGCGAGGTGTGGGGCGTTCCGATCGGCACGCACCAGGGCCTGTCGCATCCGCTCGCCCAGGCGAGCATGGAGACCGAGCTCGCGGCGCTCATGATGCGCAAGGCGGCGTGGCTGCACGACAATGGCTTGCCTGCCGGAGAAGCCTCGAACACGGCGAAGTACGCTGCGGCCGAGGCTGCAGTCTCGGCCATCGACGCCGCGATCCAGACCCATGGCGGCAACGGGCTCACCAGCGAATACGGCCTGCTGCCCTACTGGGGACTTGCGCGGCTGCTCAAGATCGCTCCGGTGAGCCGCGAGATGATCCTCAACTACATCGCGCAGCACAGCCTCGGCCTGCCCCGCTCGTACTGA